A section of the Virgibacillus sp. NKC19-3 genome encodes:
- a CDS encoding GMC family oxidoreductase encodes MVKKLDKVDAVTVGVGWTGGIIAAELAKEGLNVVGLERGSDRDTEDFQMIHDEYRYAVRYGLMQDTSKETLTFRNKPDERALPMRQLGSFLPGEGVGGAGDHWNGQTWRFLPYDFQIKSETDKEYGEDKLSEDYTLQDWGITYDELEPYFYKFEQTAGISGEENPLGAPRENDYPTGPMKSSPILDRFKEAAKNLELHPFQMPSANLSEQYENPDGETINACQYCGFCERFGCEYGAKSSPNVTVIPTAMKTGNFELRTDSNVVEVLHENGKATGVRYVDVKTGEEFEQPADVVVLTSYVLNNTRLLLQSEIGEPYDPETGEGVIGKNYCYQITAGADGYFENEKFNTFMGAGSLGATVDDFNGNNFDHTDLDFIHGGSLSITQTGRRPIESNPIPKDTPKWGKEFKEQSLHYFNRSLSVSAEGASMPHRNNYLSLDENYKDAYGNPLLKLTYDFTEQDRNLHKYLSEKAADILHEMGADIVEENEISEHYDIVPYQTTHNTGGVIMGGDPETSAVNNYSQMWDMDNLFVVGASAFAHNSGYNPTGTLGALAYRAAEGIIKFLDEGGQLVQADKNSQLV; translated from the coding sequence ATGGTGAAAAAATTAGATAAAGTAGATGCTGTTACAGTCGGAGTTGGCTGGACTGGTGGCATTATTGCCGCAGAATTAGCAAAAGAGGGATTAAATGTAGTTGGCCTAGAACGAGGAAGTGACAGGGATACAGAGGATTTTCAGATGATTCATGATGAATATCGATACGCCGTTCGTTACGGCCTGATGCAAGATACTTCGAAAGAAACATTGACATTTAGAAATAAACCAGATGAACGTGCGCTTCCAATGAGACAATTAGGATCATTTCTTCCTGGAGAAGGTGTCGGCGGAGCTGGCGATCACTGGAACGGACAGACATGGCGGTTCCTCCCCTATGACTTTCAGATCAAATCAGAAACGGATAAAGAATATGGAGAGGACAAACTTAGCGAAGATTATACATTACAAGACTGGGGCATTACTTATGATGAATTAGAACCGTATTTTTATAAGTTTGAGCAAACAGCAGGTATTAGCGGAGAAGAGAATCCATTGGGGGCTCCTCGGGAAAACGACTATCCAACAGGCCCAATGAAAAGCTCTCCTATTCTGGATCGATTTAAAGAGGCTGCGAAAAATTTAGAACTTCATCCTTTTCAAATGCCTTCTGCAAACTTATCCGAGCAGTATGAGAATCCGGATGGCGAAACAATCAATGCATGTCAGTATTGTGGTTTCTGTGAACGATTTGGTTGTGAATATGGTGCGAAGTCAAGCCCGAATGTAACCGTTATTCCAACTGCGATGAAAACAGGCAACTTTGAATTGCGGACAGATTCTAACGTTGTCGAGGTGCTCCATGAGAATGGAAAGGCAACCGGTGTCCGTTATGTCGATGTAAAAACCGGAGAAGAATTCGAACAACCAGCAGATGTTGTTGTCTTAACCAGTTACGTATTAAATAATACCCGTTTACTGCTGCAATCAGAAATCGGGGAACCATATGATCCGGAAACAGGAGAAGGCGTTATCGGGAAAAATTATTGCTATCAAATTACCGCAGGCGCGGATGGCTATTTTGAAAATGAAAAGTTTAATACCTTTATGGGTGCAGGCTCTCTTGGAGCGACGGTTGATGACTTCAATGGAAACAATTTTGATCACACGGATTTGGACTTTATTCACGGAGGTTCCTTATCTATTACGCAAACGGGACGCCGACCTATTGAAAGCAATCCAATTCCAAAAGATACACCAAAATGGGGCAAAGAATTTAAAGAGCAATCATTACACTATTTTAACCGTTCCCTTTCCGTCAGTGCCGAAGGGGCATCTATGCCACATCGTAATAATTACTTAAGCCTGGATGAAAACTATAAAGATGCATATGGCAATCCTTTGTTGAAATTAACATACGATTTTACCGAACAAGATCGAAACTTGCATAAATATCTTTCAGAAAAAGCTGCGGATATCTTACATGAAATGGGCGCAGACATTGTGGAAGAAAATGAAATCAGCGAACATTACGATATTGTCCCATACCAAACTACCCATAATACTGGTGGTGTTATCATGGGAGGGGATCCTGAGACCTCTGCGGTAAATAATTATTCACAAATGTGGGATATGGATAATTTATTTGTTGTCGGTGCGTCCGCCTTCGCACATAATAGTGGGTATAACCCAACTGGTACGCTTGGTGCATTAGCATATCGTGCTGCAGAAGGAATTATTAAATTTCTTGATGAGGGAGGTCAGTTGGTTCAAGCGGACAAAAACAGCCAGCTTGTTTAA
- a CDS encoding gluconate 2-dehydrogenase subunit 3 family protein, giving the protein MADESKGTKISRRKFVKNSGYVAGGVVGGGLIGSLLGVNFGGTEQTSTAPAQETKFNQALMYFTRQADFNTLGAATERIFPTDDNGPGALELGVPYFIDHQLAGAYGNNDNEYMQGPFYTGTPFQGYQSALKRHEIFMQGIRALDRESEANFNDSFTNLEEEQQDEILQSFEADEVELKGVTSSEFFEMLRTATLAGAYSDPLYGGNDDMEGWKMKEYPGSQMSYINEIEDDDFKEIEPSALNEHL; this is encoded by the coding sequence ATGGCTGACGAATCTAAGGGCACTAAAATTTCCCGTAGAAAATTTGTCAAAAATTCCGGATATGTGGCAGGAGGTGTTGTTGGTGGTGGTTTGATAGGCTCCTTATTGGGAGTTAATTTTGGTGGTACAGAACAAACATCTACAGCACCTGCACAAGAGACAAAATTCAATCAAGCGTTAATGTATTTTACACGACAAGCTGATTTTAATACACTTGGCGCAGCAACTGAGCGCATATTCCCAACGGATGACAATGGGCCTGGAGCGCTAGAACTTGGTGTTCCATATTTTATTGATCATCAATTGGCAGGAGCATATGGAAATAATGATAACGAATATATGCAAGGTCCCTTTTATACTGGAACACCTTTTCAGGGATACCAATCAGCATTGAAACGGCATGAAATTTTTATGCAGGGAATTCGCGCACTAGATCGTGAAAGCGAAGCGAATTTCAATGATTCATTCACAAACTTGGAAGAAGAACAGCAAGATGAGATTTTGCAGTCATTTGAAGCTGATGAAGTGGAATTAAAGGGCGTTACGTCCTCTGAATTCTTCGAAATGTTACGTACTGCCACACTTGCAGGTGCTTATTCTGATCCTTTATATGGCGGAAATGATGATATGGAAGGTTGGAAAATGAAGGAGTACCCAGGCAGTCAAATGAGTTATATCAATGAAATTGAAGATGACGACTTTAAAGAAATAGAACCAAGTGCATTAAACGAGCATTTGTAG
- a CDS encoding cold shock domain-containing protein, which produces MMNGTVKWFNAEKGFGFIEREDGDDVFVHFSAINAEGFKTLEEGQSVEFEIVEGNRGPQAANVTRL; this is translated from the coding sequence ATGATGAATGGCACAGTAAAATGGTTTAATGCAGAAAAAGGTTTCGGTTTCATCGAGCGCGAAGATGGAGACGATGTATTCGTACACTTCTCTGCAATCAATGCGGAAGGTTTCAAAACACTGGAAGAAGGTCAAAGTGTTGAATTTGAAATCGTAGAAGGTAACCGTGGACCACAAGCAGCAAACGTTACTCGTCTATAA
- a CDS encoding NAD(P)-dependent oxidoreductase: MLSINAKIGFIGTGVMGKSMAVHLQNAGYPISVYTRTKEKAKDLLDNGASWKASIAELAQTTDVIITMVGYPSDVEEVYFGEGGILENAKAGTYIVDMTTSKPSLAIEIYKQAQKKNIHAMDAPVSGGDVGAKNGTLAIMAGGDQETFDSVLPLFDIIGENIIRQGGAGAGQHTKLANQITIASNMVGVCEAISYARKSGLDPSRVLDSIATGAASSFSLSKLAPRMLEGDYAPGFYVKHFIKDMTIALESAQEMGLSTPGLSLSLDLYKELAEQGENDSGTQALIKLFA; encoded by the coding sequence ATGCTTTCAATTAATGCAAAGATTGGTTTCATAGGTACTGGTGTAATGGGCAAAAGCATGGCAGTTCATTTACAAAACGCTGGATACCCCATATCTGTCTACACACGGACAAAGGAAAAAGCAAAGGACTTACTCGATAACGGTGCGTCTTGGAAAGCTTCTATTGCTGAATTAGCTCAAACGACGGACGTCATTATTACCATGGTTGGCTACCCATCTGATGTAGAGGAAGTATATTTTGGTGAAGGTGGCATACTTGAAAATGCAAAAGCAGGAACATATATCGTTGATATGACAACTTCGAAGCCTTCTTTAGCAATAGAAATATATAAGCAAGCACAGAAAAAAAATATACATGCCATGGATGCGCCTGTCTCGGGTGGGGACGTTGGAGCCAAAAATGGGACACTTGCAATTATGGCAGGTGGAGACCAGGAGACGTTTGATTCCGTATTGCCTTTATTTGATATTATTGGAGAAAATATTATTCGACAAGGTGGAGCGGGCGCTGGTCAACACACAAAATTAGCCAATCAAATTACCATTGCTTCCAATATGGTCGGCGTCTGTGAGGCGATCTCCTACGCCAGAAAATCAGGACTTGACCCATCACGTGTACTTGATAGCATCGCAACAGGTGCTGCTAGCAGTTTTTCTTTATCGAAACTTGCACCTCGTATGCTTGAGGGGGATTATGCGCCAGGGTTTTATGTGAAGCATTTTATCAAAGACATGACAATTGCACTGGAATCTGCTCAAGAGATGGGATTATCAACTCCAGGACTCTCACTTTCCCTGGATCTTTATAAAGAACTCGCTGAACAAGGGGAAAATGACAGCGGGACGCAAGCATTGATTAAATTATTTGCATAA
- a CDS encoding TraR/DksA C4-type zinc finger protein, with product MITSEQLAQCKAALLERQTELIDHVQDHFGKKLEMTQESVGELSNYDNHPGDMGTEMFERGKDLALNEHAETELEEINKSLHAIAEGTYGICSKCGEDIPFERLEALPTADRCITHANDASFEHSRPVEEEVYSPNINPDEVTDEDQVGYDAEDAWQEVSRYGTSETPSDFYGDKDNYDEMYPNSDENVGITEGIEGYAAADIDGNYEGVIWTHHNYEDEDE from the coding sequence ATGATTACAAGCGAACAACTTGCTCAGTGCAAAGCTGCATTATTGGAGAGACAAACGGAATTAATTGACCATGTGCAGGACCACTTCGGAAAAAAGCTTGAAATGACACAAGAGTCGGTAGGTGAATTGTCCAATTATGATAACCATCCGGGTGATATGGGAACAGAGATGTTCGAAAGAGGAAAGGATCTCGCGCTCAATGAACATGCAGAAACAGAATTAGAGGAAATCAATAAGTCCCTGCACGCGATTGCAGAGGGAACATATGGTATTTGCAGTAAATGTGGAGAAGATATCCCATTTGAACGGTTGGAAGCTCTCCCAACTGCAGATCGATGTATCACTCATGCGAATGATGCGAGTTTTGAACATAGCCGACCAGTAGAAGAAGAAGTATATAGTCCTAATATAAATCCGGATGAAGTAACAGATGAAGATCAGGTAGGTTATGATGCTGAAGATGCTTGGCAAGAGGTGAGTCGTTACGGTACATCTGAAACACCATCTGACTTCTATGGGGATAAAGATAATTATGATGAAATGTATCCAAATAGCGACGAAAATGTAGGAATAACGGAGGGTATAGAAGGATACGCAGCAGCAGATATAGATGGCAATTACGAAGGTGTCATTTGGACGCATCATAATTATGAGGATGAAGATGAATAA
- a CDS encoding S1C family serine protease — MDNNEENKSVNDKDKEEQTNMDEESVDAKTRATDTENEEATNVTKEEPPEGNQSNVPAPERKTKTSGMSVLLGGVVGGLISAVAIIVLFTSGVIDLNDSAETSSETAGSSESQSTEVVDSLSTDDASTASNMEEASKAVVGVTNLQQQNIWEESENEAGTGSGIIYKKEDGNAYVVTNHHVIQDAEEVEIRIHDDEQVPAEVLGTDPLTDLAVLEIDGESVDTVANLGSSSDLEVGGTVAAIGNPLGEEFANTVTQGIVSGLDRSVGVDTTQDGQPDWVTEVIQTDAAINPGNSGGALVTSEGEVVGINSMKIAQQAVEGIGFAIPIDEALPIMEQLETDGEIERPVIGITIASLQQVPPEYRSEINLPDDIAEGMVVADVQANSSADQAGLQQYDVITKINGEEIASILDLRQHLYSDDNAIGDTIEIEYYRDGEQHTVELELQGDEEQPEL, encoded by the coding sequence ATGGATAATAACGAAGAAAACAAATCAGTTAATGATAAGGATAAGGAAGAACAAACGAACATGGACGAAGAATCAGTAGATGCCAAAACGAGAGCAACTGATACTGAAAACGAGGAAGCAACAAACGTTACGAAAGAGGAGCCTCCAGAAGGAAATCAATCTAACGTGCCCGCACCTGAAAGAAAAACCAAAACATCCGGTATGAGTGTTCTGCTTGGAGGAGTTGTTGGGGGGCTTATTTCGGCTGTTGCTATTATCGTGTTATTTACCAGTGGCGTCATCGACCTTAATGATTCAGCCGAAACTTCTTCGGAAACCGCAGGCTCCTCCGAAAGTCAATCAACCGAAGTTGTAGATTCATTATCTACAGATGACGCATCAACAGCTTCAAATATGGAGGAAGCATCTAAAGCTGTTGTCGGGGTTACTAATCTTCAGCAGCAAAATATCTGGGAAGAAAGTGAAAATGAAGCTGGAACTGGTTCAGGCATCATCTATAAGAAAGAGGACGGCAATGCATATGTTGTAACCAATCACCATGTGATACAAGATGCCGAAGAAGTTGAAATCCGGATACATGATGATGAACAAGTTCCTGCAGAAGTGTTGGGTACAGACCCTTTAACAGATTTAGCCGTTTTAGAAATTGATGGTGAGAGTGTAGATACTGTTGCTAATTTAGGTTCATCCAGTGACTTGGAAGTTGGTGGAACCGTCGCAGCGATTGGAAATCCGCTCGGTGAGGAGTTTGCCAACACCGTTACACAAGGAATTGTTAGCGGCCTGGACCGATCTGTTGGCGTGGATACCACGCAGGATGGTCAACCGGATTGGGTGACAGAAGTTATTCAAACAGATGCAGCTATTAACCCCGGCAATAGTGGTGGCGCGTTGGTTACTAGTGAGGGAGAAGTAGTCGGCATCAACTCTATGAAAATTGCACAGCAAGCTGTAGAAGGCATCGGATTTGCTATCCCAATTGATGAAGCCTTGCCGATCATGGAGCAACTTGAAACAGATGGAGAAATAGAAAGACCGGTTATTGGAATCACGATAGCCAGTTTACAGCAAGTACCACCAGAATACCGGAGTGAAATCAACTTACCAGATGATATAGCAGAAGGAATGGTCGTTGCAGATGTGCAAGCAAATTCATCCGCAGATCAGGCTGGCTTACAGCAATATGACGTCATTACGAAAATCAATGGTGAAGAAATAGCATCTATTTTAGACTTAAGACAACATCTCTATTCTGATGACAATGCGATTGGCGATACTATTGAGATAGAATACTATAGGGACGGAGAACAGCATACAGTAGAACTTGAACTGCAAGGTGATGAAGAACAACCAGAATTGTAA